The segment TCCCGATTGAAACTATAACCGCATATAATACTAGAGGTAATTGTGTTAAAAACCCCAACACCAGAGCTTTTTGTGTATGTAAGAAAagttgttgaaaaatataaaattgaaaccgtacatttcctttaatttatattaactgacCCATGCCACAATCAAGATATTTGatgaattgaattaataaacattatttctaaGTAATTGAGACGCCTTGtacgtttataaaattacctttttttatacatttatgttgATAATGATaactgaattaaaatacaaaataaaaataaaaagaattacaaCTTACAGCACAACTTCATAATGTCGTTGAGgcttaatttaataaggttAGGTTTCATCAATTAGGTGCCTGTTTAGAACGGCACTAGATAATTGATAACCTTATTTGATACTGTAATAATTCAAGAGGAAAatgtaattagtttattttacattatatatgaaaatagaatttttacgCTATATTActattagattatttaaaagaaacactATACACACTACCAGAACTGAACTTTACTATAGAATTTGGAACGCATTCTTGAAACGTGCGTCGAaagcagccctagtaggttcgtttcaaatttggttaggtagagtgaggagcttggacagtgtatttgagcgtttaacgcgcgttataTAGAGGCCCCTTAAACAGACAGCTggatcgcaagtcccaggcactgttgaagttcctctccctgcaacgcgatggtcCCGGCACCTGCacagtgaatccatggaatgctgagaggtgtCGTCTCTCTAGGCACTAGGCACTAAGCAATCTATAGATAATTAAGAGACAATTAACGATTAACGACCTTTCACCCATATCAAGTAAATAGAACTTATTGTGtgaaattagatattaaaatatattacatttaggcaattacaaaaatttgacGATAAAACGCATtcgataattttatagtaaattatacttagcattaaattgtttatcagactatttagaaacatttttaatgataatagtattttctgataataaagcaataattaTTGAGGCTAATTTATCTCCGATCTCATAGGCGCGTCATAATTTTTCCACATTGGCCTtctatatctacatatatatatattcttggtCAACTTTCTGAATTACTAGACTTATTTCTCTCACATAGCATTATGTACCCGATAGCTAGATTTTCTATGTAGGTATCTGtcggcaattttttttctgatatacAACCGTTTTTAGTGCAATTTTGGTTTTCTGCCTATTTCATGAATTCGAATTCTCAGTCTctgaaatgttttatctttAAGGTTGTAAGAAACATCCCAAGCAGAACTCTAATACAcagtatattaaatgattatctATCACGAAACGTGATTTTTGTTAGATGCCACGAATAATTTGGaatgaacattaaaatactatacaaaTTTGCAGTTCTAGGAAGTGTAAACCGCGTCCTGACTAAGAATTgagagatattttttgttttattttttgtcatttttatatccACTACTTAGTGCCatcatcattaataaaattactacagATATTTTCCTTCTGACGCTATACTTAGTaacttaagaaaataatatagtatcaTAAAGCACAAAATCCTTCAAAAGAATAAAGAGCTGCATATTACAACTCACTGAATAATTTGTTAGgaacattgtttttaatgtgcatattatttaagtaaagagTTATAATAACGTTCCATTATTACCAACTAGGTAATTAATATCGGAGTGTTGTGAATACTGTATAGTGCTTTTTACCTGTccgttaataaacaaattattatttttctatgtgTTTATGTTAagaacgaattttttttttgagaccCAAGAATGTTCATATGACAGTTATTATTCCTAAACTATGCACagttaaagtttttgttacaCCAGGTAGAGTACGAAAAAGCATACATCAATTGGGTCAGAGTATAAAAgcacagattaaataaaaaagttaattaaattatgatactCTTTAAACTCAGTATTTTCCCCTTGACTTTCATCTTCttatatacagatattttatcagtatatataaataagtttttaagacACTATTTCATTTATGCTATTGAAAGAAAAGAATTACTTAAATGTCATCTTCCTtacatctattttattaatatcaaatttcacattaataaataaagaggttcctacaaatttcaatatacaatatataatcttttgctaacttttatttgtatttaaatcatttatttttaattaacctatATAACTGAAACGGGAGACAGCATAACTTTGTACATGATAATACTAATGGCAATTAGaattgcaattattttaaacttaatatatttttttcaaataatttacaatttctaCAAAcatgtattgaaaaataaaataaaagtaaattaaatatattcaactaaacatttgtattgtcTTTATGCCTCTGTCATCTTTAATAACAGAGGTGTTTGTGGCACACTCGGGTAGACGACAAATAGTGACAACTGTGCCACAGCCAAAGAAGCACCAATGAAGTTGGGAATCTAAAACATAAACagtatcatataattaattataaatattctaaaagaaGGTGAATTCATTATAAACTTAGTAACTGtgataaatagttataatattatcattattactattcataatttatagctTTCATTAGTGATGGAAACATCACCctgtatatataagaaaatatctaaatataccCCAGTGAGGCCAAATTAAACTAGCTACCCTACATTTCAAAATTCACATAGTCTTTTAACTtaacaaatcatttaaatttcaaagacaaattaaaaatcaaattaccGATAAAAATACATCTTGTACTATACAACCATAGATAAACCATAGACTGGACAcaataaatgacataaaaatcaTTGGGAATGGAAGGCAATCAGTGCATTTTGTTCTAATGACATAGAATAACTTGCTCATTGGTGCACTTATAGTTAACAATGTTAAGAGGCAAGCAGAATAAcctggaaaaaataaaacataaatagacATAATTAttggtaattttatatatgaatacttAAAGCAAAATCATACAAACCTAATCTAACCAGTAGAATTTCATTGTCAATTTCAGTAGACATATA is part of the Danaus plexippus chromosome 9 unlocalized genomic scaffold, MEX_DaPlex mxdp_26, whole genome shotgun sequence genome and harbors:
- the LOC116767742 gene encoding sugar transporter SWEET1 isoform X2; the protein is MITLVCRQYVVNRTTAEASPLPFICGFLSSGLWLLYGICKPDSKIIIVNVVGVLLMLSYSIVFYVYTFKKSSVLKQSLVAIILYLVMVVYMSTEIDNEILLVRLGYSACLLTLLTISAPMSKLFYVIRTKCTDCLPFPMIFMSFIVSSLWFIYGCIVQDVFLSIPNFIGASLAVAQLSLFVVYPSVPQTPLLLKMTEA